One genomic region from Streptomyces sp. NBC_00457 encodes:
- a CDS encoding histone-like nucleoid-structuring protein Lsr2, with product MAQKVVTTYVDDLTGEESSEIATHSILIDGAGVEIDLTDENYEKLLELLNPFLHADGARRIRGAAKLKGKSKASTGGRDDSSAIRAWAKANGFEVSDRGRVPASVREAYEKAR from the coding sequence ATGGCCCAGAAGGTAGTCACAACATATGTGGATGACTTGACCGGCGAGGAATCGTCGGAAATCGCCACGCACAGCATCCTCATCGACGGAGCTGGGGTCGAGATCGACCTCACGGATGAGAACTACGAGAAGCTCCTTGAGCTCTTGAATCCGTTTCTCCATGCTGACGGCGCTCGGAGGATTCGCGGTGCCGCGAAGCTGAAAGGGAAGTCCAAGGCGTCGACTGGCGGCAGGGACGACTCGTCGGCGATCCGGGCTTGGGCGAAGGCAAACGGCTTCGAGGTCAGCGATCGCGGTCGTGTTCCGGCCTCCGTCCGCGAGGCCTACGAAAAGGCTCGCTGA
- a CDS encoding transposase family protein, producing MQADSSFWDSLLFDGIDDVDIEAVNAVFSAVDAVARDRAAGAICPDCGGFSERVHDSYQRKLRDLPLGGQGVVICGSGASSAATRTDSRRTFAEPFAQLTVSHARFTTRCRAALALLAYRSARRADARPPCPGPRPVEQGDGAPCHRPPPD from the coding sequence ATGCAGGCCGATTCATCGTTCTGGGACTCGCTGCTGTTCGACGGGATCGACGACGTGGACATCGAGGCGGTGAACGCTGTCTTCAGTGCCGTCGACGCAGTAGCGAGAGACCGGGCGGCGGGCGCAATCTGTCCGGACTGCGGTGGGTTCTCGGAACGCGTGCATGACTCCTACCAACGCAAGTTGAGGGATCTTCCGCTTGGTGGGCAGGGTGTTGTCATCTGCGGGTCCGGCGCTTCATCTGCGGCGACGCGAACTGATTCGCGCCGCACCTTTGCCGAGCCGTTCGCGCAGCTGACCGTTTCGCACGCGCGCTTCACCACTCGCTGTCGAGCCGCACTCGCTCTCCTCGCCTACCGGTCGGCGAGGAGAGCGGATGCGCGCCCACCATGCCCTGGTCCACGGCCTGTTGAGCAAGGGGATGGGGCTCCGTGTCATCGCCCGCCACCTGACTGA
- a CDS encoding SDR family oxidoreductase: MATTQKPLDDRIKVALITGTSSGFGYLTALTLARAGHRVFASMRDTRNGNAGPARELRTAAAKEDLALEVVDIDIRDDHSVERGVREVLRRAGRIDVLANNAGIFYPAILETMTIDDVRAVFDTNVFGQLRMYRAVLPAMRAQGEGLVVQTTSALGRIVLPFIGAYVGTKWAMEAMAETSRYELRRSGVDLVILEPGAYDTDLADPNGVRYYRRYRDKLGREDARRLAEYGDLADRAEGHLVDEPGLPDNQQVADAIAALVDTPSSERPVRLPVAGAADFLGELQRVHADLQRKAMVSNGYEDLLSGGTTSG, encoded by the coding sequence ATGGCGACGACGCAAAAGCCGTTAGATGACCGCATCAAGGTAGCGCTGATCACCGGCACCAGCAGCGGCTTCGGCTACTTAACCGCGCTCACCCTGGCCCGCGCGGGCCACCGCGTGTTCGCCTCCATGCGCGACACCCGCAACGGCAACGCTGGCCCCGCGCGGGAGCTGCGCACTGCTGCGGCCAAGGAGGACCTCGCCCTCGAGGTGGTCGATATCGACATCCGCGACGACCATTCCGTCGAGCGCGGCGTCCGCGAGGTCCTGCGGCGCGCCGGGAGGATCGACGTCCTCGCCAACAACGCAGGCATCTTCTATCCCGCGATCCTCGAGACGATGACGATCGACGACGTGCGTGCCGTCTTCGACACCAACGTCTTCGGCCAGCTGCGCATGTACCGCGCCGTGCTGCCGGCCATGCGCGCCCAAGGGGAGGGCTTGGTGGTCCAGACGACCTCAGCGCTCGGCCGGATCGTCCTCCCCTTCATCGGCGCCTACGTCGGCACGAAGTGGGCCATGGAGGCGATGGCCGAGACCAGCCGGTACGAGCTGCGCCGGTCCGGCGTGGACCTCGTCATCCTCGAGCCCGGAGCGTACGACACTGACCTCGCCGACCCCAACGGCGTGCGCTACTACCGCCGCTACCGCGACAAGCTCGGGCGAGAGGACGCCCGCCGCCTCGCCGAATACGGCGACCTGGCAGACCGCGCCGAGGGGCACCTCGTCGACGAGCCGGGCCTGCCGGACAACCAACAGGTCGCCGACGCGATAGCCGCCTTGGTCGACACCCCCAGCAGCGAGCGGCCGGTGCGCCTGCCCGTCGCCGGTGCGGCGGACTTCCTCGGCGAACTGCAGCGCGTGCACGCGGACCTCCAGCGCAAGGCGATGGTGAGCAACGGGTACGAGGACCTGCTGTCGGGCGGTACCACGTCCGGGTGA
- a CDS encoding cation:proton antiporter has protein sequence MQVGLLLSAALLLGRLANRLGMPAVVGELCAGVFFGPTVLGHLAPSVSAWLLPHTASQFHLLDAIGQIGVVLLVGVTGIEVDFRLVRRKGSVALRVGVAGLVIPLVAGVIAGLAAPRSLLTGSVNREAFALFVGVAMCVSALPVIAKTLSDMNLLHRNIGQLTIAAGVIDDVVGWLLLSIVSAMATTGVSGWTVASSVGLLVLAVLVTASVARPLVRGAFARCQRSPENGPTIATAVLVIVLSAAATQAMGFEAVFGAFLGGLLIGSAKIADLGRLAPLRAVVVSVFAPLFFATAGLRVDLTILTRPVPLLAAVVALLIAVAGKFAGAYLGALSSKLTRWEALALAGGMNARGVIQIVVATVGLNVGVLDTTTYTIVILVAISTSLMAPPILRRAMPHILVTEEERDRRRALAVFRDPRPSVDPDSEPA, from the coding sequence TTGCAGGTCGGGCTGCTGCTCTCGGCCGCGCTGCTGCTCGGCCGACTGGCCAACCGCCTTGGCATGCCGGCCGTCGTGGGCGAGCTGTGTGCTGGGGTGTTCTTCGGGCCGACGGTGCTCGGCCATCTCGCGCCGTCCGTGTCCGCGTGGCTGCTTCCCCATACCGCCTCGCAATTCCACCTCCTGGACGCGATTGGGCAGATCGGTGTGGTGCTGCTCGTCGGCGTCACCGGCATCGAGGTCGATTTCCGGCTCGTGCGGCGCAAGGGCAGCGTCGCGCTCCGGGTGGGTGTCGCCGGACTGGTGATCCCGCTGGTCGCCGGAGTCATCGCAGGGCTGGCGGCGCCGCGTTCGCTGCTGACCGGCTCGGTGAATCGGGAGGCCTTCGCACTCTTCGTCGGCGTGGCGATGTGTGTAAGTGCCCTGCCGGTCATCGCGAAGACGCTCTCGGACATGAATCTGCTGCACCGCAATATTGGGCAGTTGACCATTGCCGCGGGCGTGATCGACGACGTGGTCGGCTGGTTGCTTCTTTCGATCGTCTCCGCGATGGCCACGACCGGCGTGAGCGGTTGGACGGTGGCGTCCTCGGTGGGCCTGCTCGTGCTCGCCGTCCTGGTGACCGCGAGCGTCGCCCGCCCCCTCGTCCGCGGTGCCTTCGCACGGTGCCAGCGCTCACCCGAGAATGGCCCGACGATCGCGACCGCCGTCCTGGTCATTGTGCTGAGCGCGGCCGCGACCCAAGCCATGGGCTTCGAGGCGGTGTTCGGCGCCTTCCTCGGCGGCCTGTTGATCGGCTCGGCGAAGATCGCGGACCTCGGCCGACTGGCGCCGTTACGGGCGGTGGTGGTGTCGGTGTTCGCGCCCCTGTTCTTCGCCACCGCCGGCCTCCGGGTAGACCTGACCATCCTCACCCGTCCGGTCCCGCTGCTCGCCGCGGTGGTCGCGCTGTTGATCGCGGTGGCTGGCAAGTTCGCCGGCGCGTACTTGGGTGCGCTGTCCAGCAAGTTGACCAGATGGGAGGCGCTGGCCCTCGCTGGCGGGATGAACGCCCGCGGAGTCATCCAGATCGTCGTGGCCACGGTCGGGCTCAACGTCGGCGTCCTCGATACGACCACATACACCATCGTGATCCTCGTGGCGATCAGCACTTCGCTGATGGCACCGCCGATCCTGCGCCGTGCAATGCCGCACATCCTGGTGACCGAGGAGGAGAGGGATCGGCGGCGGGCACTGGCTGTGTTCCGCGACCCGCGCCCAAGTGTCGACCCTGACTCCGAACCTGCCTGA
- a CDS encoding carboxymuconolactone decarboxylase family protein, with translation MPHIAIDNDQPGIRGLMIQRPDTAAPLSQLAETLLRSPLSLPPGERELIAAYASHLNSTPFCSGSHGAFAAAQLDGGHELVDAVLANPDTAPITPRLRALLRIAAEVCGPVRPLTADTVAAARATGSDDAQIHDTVLIAAAFCMYNRYVTCLDTELPDDPGYFEEGAKLIVAQGYASET, from the coding sequence ATGCCGCACATCGCCATCGACAACGATCAGCCCGGGATCCGCGGGTTGATGATCCAGCGGCCGGACACCGCCGCCCCGCTCAGCCAGTTAGCCGAGACGCTCCTGCGCTCCCCCCTGTCGCTTCCGCCCGGGGAGCGGGAGTTGATCGCCGCTTACGCGTCCCACCTCAACTCCACGCCCTTCTGCTCCGGTTCGCACGGGGCGTTCGCCGCCGCCCAGCTCGACGGCGGGCACGAGCTCGTCGACGCCGTGCTCGCAAATCCCGACACCGCGCCGATCACACCGCGACTGCGGGCACTGTTGCGGATCGCAGCCGAGGTATGCGGGCCGGTACGACCCCTCACGGCCGACACAGTCGCCGCCGCGCGGGCGACCGGCAGCGACGACGCGCAGATCCACGACACCGTCTTGATCGCCGCCGCGTTCTGCATGTACAACCGCTACGTCACCTGCCTCGATACCGAACTTCCGGACGATCCGGGCTACTTCGAGGAGGGTGCGAAGCTGATCGTCGCCCAGGGGTATGCCTCCGAGACCTGA